One Candidatus Korarchaeum sp. genomic region harbors:
- the glmS gene encoding glutamine--fructose-6-phosphate transaminase (isomerizing): MCGIAGIVRRREGVLSDLLRALRNLEYRGYDSAGVAISLDHRLFVRKGVGTIDQVLKGGTLEDGRVGIGHTRWATHGGVSLENAHPHTSCDGKIALVHNGTLDGFERLREELKARGHVFKSDTDTEVIVHLVEEGIEEGLDPISSLSRALSELSGSYAVAMIVAGMDSIFLARFKSPLVIGIGKGENYCASDVAALLHLTNEFIFLEDGELAEISPGSVKIWRVERGKLESVNRTPEKVEWAPQQMEKGNYEHFMIKEICEQPYILRKIAETIEYYRKFSERLKLALKDGWLSIVAAGTSLHAGMVGKYYLSRITGLKSDVLVASEFPEWSHHLSKGDVVLAISQSGETADVLEAVRIAKSKGVRVFSVVNVPGSTLTRLSEDYAFIQAGPEIGVAATKTFTAQVAVLYVVSSLISDTDSRGNLVRDLGEVSEVILNSMDKLKEEAKGLSKLMKEKKHAFFLGRGINYPTALEGALKLKEISYIHAEGYAAGEYKHGPLALIEEGVPVVALIPTEGALVNKIVYNLMEVKARGALTVTVQPPEVSLPSDIGIRIEATSELTSPIAYAIPLQLIAYYTAVELGRDPDKPRNLAKSVTVE; this comes from the coding sequence ATGTGCGGTATAGCTGGAATCGTCAGACGGAGGGAGGGGGTACTATCGGACTTACTGAGGGCCTTGAGGAACCTTGAGTACAGGGGTTACGACTCCGCAGGAGTCGCTATATCTCTAGACCACAGGTTATTCGTGAGGAAGGGCGTTGGGACGATAGATCAGGTGCTCAAGGGAGGAACGCTTGAGGACGGTAGGGTGGGGATAGGGCACACTAGGTGGGCGACTCACGGTGGAGTTAGCCTGGAGAACGCTCACCCTCACACATCGTGCGATGGGAAGATAGCTCTAGTACACAACGGTACCCTGGATGGATTCGAGAGGTTGAGGGAGGAGCTCAAGGCGAGAGGGCACGTCTTCAAGTCCGATACCGATACCGAGGTGATAGTGCACCTGGTGGAGGAGGGTATCGAAGAGGGGTTAGATCCGATTAGCTCACTATCCCGAGCTCTAAGTGAGCTGAGCGGTAGCTATGCGGTAGCGATGATAGTAGCGGGAATGGACTCCATATTCCTAGCTAGATTCAAGAGCCCCTTAGTCATAGGGATTGGGAAGGGGGAGAATTACTGCGCTTCAGATGTAGCAGCCCTCCTTCACCTGACCAATGAATTCATATTCTTAGAGGACGGTGAGCTCGCTGAGATAAGCCCTGGGAGCGTTAAGATATGGAGGGTAGAGAGAGGGAAGCTTGAAAGCGTGAATAGAACTCCGGAGAAGGTGGAATGGGCTCCACAGCAAATGGAGAAGGGGAACTACGAGCACTTCATGATTAAGGAGATATGCGAGCAACCCTACATATTGAGGAAGATAGCTGAGACTATAGAGTACTACAGGAAGTTCTCAGAGAGGCTGAAGTTAGCTCTGAAAGATGGATGGCTATCTATAGTGGCTGCAGGTACTTCCCTGCATGCGGGTATGGTAGGGAAGTACTACCTCTCGAGGATCACGGGGCTGAAGTCAGATGTCCTGGTAGCATCGGAGTTCCCGGAGTGGTCGCACCACTTAAGCAAGGGGGATGTCGTTCTAGCTATAAGCCAATCGGGGGAGACTGCTGATGTCCTGGAAGCAGTTAGGATCGCTAAGAGTAAGGGAGTAAGGGTTTTCTCAGTAGTTAACGTCCCCGGAAGCACGCTAACTAGACTCTCAGAGGATTACGCTTTCATACAAGCAGGGCCGGAGATCGGTGTGGCGGCTACTAAGACCTTCACGGCTCAGGTAGCGGTCCTCTACGTAGTCTCATCCCTGATCTCCGATACGGATTCCAGAGGTAATTTAGTGAGGGACTTGGGGGAGGTCTCTGAAGTCATCCTCAACAGCATGGACAAGCTCAAGGAGGAGGCTAAGGGCTTATCTAAGCTGATGAAGGAGAAAAAGCACGCTTTCTTCCTGGGTAGAGGGATAAACTATCCAACGGCTCTTGAGGGAGCTCTGAAGCTTAAGGAGATAAGTTACATCCACGCTGAGGGTTACGCAGCGGGTGAGTACAAGCACGGACCGCTCGCGCTCATTGAGGAGGGGGTCCCCGTAGTAGCTTTGATCCCGACGGAGGGAGCCCTGGTGAATAAGATAGTGTACAACTTGATGGAGGTGAAGGCGAGGGGCGCTCTCACGGTGACCGTTCAGCCACCTGAGGTGAGCTTACCATCCGATATCGGAATCCGCATCGAAGCGACCAGTGAGCTAACATCACCGATAGCTTACGCAATTCCCCTCCAGCTCATCGCATACTACACGGCGGTAGAGCTAGGGAGAGATCCGGATAAGCCGAGGAACCTAGCTAAGAGCGTGACCGTAGAGTGA
- a CDS encoding nucleoside-triphosphatase — translation MVREGKFIITGRPGSGKSTCVAILMEGLRSKGIGFGGIRTPEVREGGIRTGFIVEDLLTGDRDLFASVKFSGGPSVSKYVIDLRRFESIAIPALTRAAKECKVIIIDEIGKMELLSSKFVEIVREVWRSNSIVVATAPLAKISEVEELKRSSEVICMKRGEAERVAGYLLSRICRQLNAL, via the coding sequence ATGGTGAGGGAAGGGAAGTTCATTATAACTGGTAGGCCGGGCTCCGGTAAGTCGACTTGCGTAGCTATTCTGATGGAGGGGCTTAGGAGTAAGGGCATCGGGTTCGGGGGGATAAGGACTCCGGAGGTAAGGGAAGGAGGGATCAGGACCGGCTTCATCGTCGAGGACTTACTCACGGGAGATAGAGATTTATTCGCGTCTGTTAAGTTCAGCGGAGGTCCCTCCGTATCGAAGTACGTCATCGACCTGAGGAGGTTCGAGTCCATAGCGATACCCGCTCTAACTAGAGCTGCTAAGGAATGCAAAGTCATCATTATCGATGAGATAGGGAAAATGGAGCTTCTTTCAAGTAAGTTCGTTGAAATAGTTAGGGAGGTGTGGAGGTCAAATTCCATCGTTGTAGCAACAGCCCCTCTAGCTAAGATAAGCGAGGTGGAGGAGTTGAAAAGGTCCTCCGAGGTGATCTGCATGAAGAGAGGGGAAGCCGAGAGGGTAGCTGGATACCTACTCAGTAGAATATGCAGGCAGCTCAACGCTCTATGA
- a CDS encoding S-methyl-5'-thioinosine phosphorylase has product MVRVAIIGGSGLYKLLENPKILKLDTPFGSCDVHLGEFAGEEVAFIPRHGASHELPPLRVNYKANLYALNMLEVERVIATNAVGAINPDLEPGTILIPHDFIDMTKCREVTFYDGKTRIRVRGKELSGVIHVSMTPHTYCPEIRSSIIEAAGSMGISVRDGGVYVCTEGNRFETPAEIRAFFILGGDVVGMTGCPEASLARELALCYASISIVTNYAAGVSGRVKLTHKEVLDIFSRRLNDLAALLEGTIRRIPRQRSCACKDALSEFLK; this is encoded by the coding sequence ATGGTGAGAGTAGCTATAATAGGAGGAAGTGGTCTCTATAAACTCTTAGAAAATCCCAAAATACTGAAATTAGACACTCCTTTTGGTTCATGCGATGTGCACCTAGGGGAGTTCGCTGGTGAGGAGGTGGCGTTCATACCCAGGCACGGTGCTTCGCACGAGCTGCCTCCTCTCAGGGTTAACTATAAGGCCAATCTATACGCTCTGAACATGTTGGAAGTTGAGAGGGTGATCGCTACCAATGCTGTGGGTGCGATAAACCCTGACTTAGAACCGGGGACTATTTTGATACCTCACGACTTCATAGACATGACTAAGTGTAGGGAAGTGACGTTTTATGATGGGAAGACGAGGATCAGGGTTAGGGGAAAGGAGTTAAGTGGCGTTATACACGTCTCCATGACACCACACACTTACTGCCCTGAGATAAGGTCCTCTATAATCGAAGCCGCTGGAAGCATGGGGATTAGCGTTAGAGATGGAGGGGTTTACGTCTGTACTGAAGGCAACAGATTTGAGACGCCTGCTGAGATTAGGGCCTTCTTCATCTTGGGAGGGGATGTCGTAGGGATGACCGGATGTCCCGAGGCCTCCCTCGCTAGGGAGCTAGCTCTTTGCTATGCGAGCATCTCTATAGTCACGAATTACGCTGCTGGTGTCAGCGGAAGAGTGAAGTTAACTCATAAGGAGGTCTTAGATATCTTCTCGAGGAGGTTAAATGATTTAGCTGCCCTCCTAGAGGGGACGATCAGGAGGATCCCTAGGCAGAGATCGTGCGCCTGCAAGGATGCGCTCTCCGAGTTCCTCAAGTAA
- a CDS encoding oligosaccharide repeat unit polymerase family protein has protein sequence MLLSMLIRSIGSSFLGRRLNRAKFPELIRSSITYRFVHSVYEILSRSYESSCAARLLRGACSSLGRALSFRKPPVRGDNAVIKRLFELLFSPFALPIGLLTFFMLSLVRISENTILLLLLTIVAMILGIALARAEEDLGVRDARGVVLLLGVAMFLIGYASFIVQLANTGGIPLLDEQVRRRLSVILNYLSWTTVPGAAFILSSSNLRKCDAIAFSLLGFIPSLFLAFRTEMIAYLLAVTLVLYKRRMIGLGFMIPALLLAVISFLGIGALRSIATGLVQNPLLSVLYRPTITVAALDTIVRIYGMRPVTNGYIHLAAISSLGLISGPRYGPRNLIGRYTMGRTDVSTTATLIGGPLLDWGLIGALGVSLMYSYMLALSHRFAGKCDALLGPYAVIYSYTIVGIETGILDLNVYIYLILSALIVVFSLRPGER, from the coding sequence TTGCTACTATCGATGCTGATAAGATCGATCGGGAGCTCCTTCCTAGGAAGGAGACTCAATAGAGCTAAGTTCCCAGAGCTCATAAGGAGTAGCATCACCTATAGATTCGTACACTCGGTCTATGAGATCCTGAGCCGGTCCTATGAGAGCTCATGCGCTGCCAGATTACTGAGGGGGGCATGCAGCTCACTCGGAAGGGCACTCAGCTTCCGTAAACCTCCGGTGAGAGGGGATAATGCCGTAATTAAGCGGTTATTTGAACTTCTCTTCTCACCTTTCGCACTTCCTATAGGGCTCTTGACGTTCTTCATGCTCTCCTTAGTGAGGATCTCCGAAAACACAATCCTACTCCTCCTCCTCACAATAGTCGCTATGATCCTAGGAATCGCCCTCGCGAGAGCGGAGGAGGATCTGGGAGTGAGGGATGCCAGGGGAGTAGTGCTGCTTCTCGGCGTCGCTATGTTCCTGATAGGCTACGCTTCATTCATAGTTCAACTAGCGAACACCGGTGGTATTCCCCTACTCGACGAACAGGTGAGGAGGAGGCTCTCCGTGATCCTCAATTACCTCTCCTGGACCACGGTTCCCGGAGCCGCTTTCATCCTCTCATCCTCGAACTTGAGGAAGTGCGATGCTATAGCTTTCTCCCTCCTGGGATTCATACCTTCCCTCTTCCTGGCTTTCAGGACGGAAATGATAGCTTATCTGCTCGCCGTAACACTGGTCCTATATAAGAGGAGGATGATCGGCCTGGGCTTCATGATACCGGCCCTCCTCCTAGCAGTAATATCTTTCCTCGGCATCGGGGCCCTCAGGTCGATAGCAACGGGGTTGGTTCAGAACCCCCTCCTCTCAGTGCTCTACAGACCCACCATAACAGTTGCGGCCCTAGATACTATAGTTAGGATCTACGGGATGAGGCCTGTAACGAACGGTTACATTCACTTAGCAGCGATCTCCTCTCTAGGGCTGATAAGCGGCCCGAGATACGGTCCTAGGAATCTGATCGGTAGATATACGATGGGGAGGACCGATGTATCGACGACAGCTACCCTAATAGGGGGGCCTCTCCTAGACTGGGGGTTGATCGGAGCTCTTGGCGTGAGTTTAATGTACTCATATATGCTCGCTCTCTCCCATAGGTTCGCGGGGAAGTGTGATGCTCTCCTAGGCCCTTATGCCGTGATCTACTCCTACACGATAGTGGGCATAGAGACCGGGATACTGGACCTCAATGTGTACATATACCTCATCCTCTCAGCCCTGATAGTGGTTTTCTCGCTGAGGCCGGGAGAACGATGA
- a CDS encoding fibrillarin-like rRNA/tRNA 2'-O-methyltransferase, whose amino-acid sequence MRVKEDQNFRNVYWILDGKKQLATRNLTPGVRAYDETLKEIQGVEYRIWNPKRSKLAAAIHNGLRNFPFKRGSKVLYLGIASGTTASHISDVIGESGIIFGVEVAHWVIRDLLKLAEFRKNIIPILESARRPQNYSWLVTEVDIVYEDVAQPDQVDILIRNSDLFLRSGGVAMIAVKASSIDVTLPPKRIYRRVEEEVLGTGRYELLETLDLSPYDPKHAMIVFKRR is encoded by the coding sequence GTGAGGGTTAAGGAGGATCAGAACTTCAGGAACGTTTACTGGATATTGGACGGTAAGAAGCAACTAGCGACGAGGAACTTGACCCCCGGAGTGAGGGCTTACGATGAGACCCTCAAGGAGATTCAGGGAGTCGAGTACAGGATATGGAATCCAAAGAGATCGAAGCTCGCTGCAGCTATTCACAATGGGTTGAGGAACTTCCCCTTCAAGAGGGGCTCTAAGGTCCTGTACCTCGGGATAGCCTCGGGCACGACAGCGTCGCATATAAGCGATGTGATAGGTGAGAGCGGTATTATATTCGGAGTTGAGGTGGCTCATTGGGTGATCAGGGACCTCCTGAAGCTGGCTGAGTTCAGGAAGAACATAATTCCAATATTGGAGAGTGCCAGAAGGCCTCAGAACTACAGTTGGCTTGTGACAGAGGTTGATATCGTTTATGAAGATGTAGCACAACCTGATCAGGTCGATATACTCATTAGGAATTCGGATCTCTTCCTCAGGAGCGGGGGGGTCGCTATGATCGCTGTGAAGGCCAGTAGCATAGACGTCACACTCCCTCCTAAGAGGATCTACAGGAGGGTTGAGGAGGAGGTCCTGGGAACGGGTAGGTATGAGCTCCTCGAGACACTGGATCTCTCGCCTTACGATCCTAAGCACGCTATGATCGTCTTCAAGAGGAGATGA
- a CDS encoding 30S ribosomal protein S8e — MPYYYHGPVMPGGRKPTGGKIRVSRGKRKSEAGRPPAFTTIGERRLKFVRIRGGGIKLRLVSGNQVNVAVGGGITKRARIVGFIENPSDKVLSRRGMITRGALVRTELGVVRITSRAGQHGILNGVLVREEVAS; from the coding sequence ATGCCGTACTACTACCACGGTCCCGTGATGCCAGGCGGTAGGAAGCCCACTGGTGGTAAGATAAGAGTGAGTAGGGGTAAGAGGAAGAGTGAAGCAGGAAGACCACCGGCTTTCACAACGATAGGGGAGAGAAGGCTCAAGTTCGTGAGGATCAGGGGAGGGGGTATTAAGCTGAGACTCGTATCAGGGAACCAGGTCAACGTAGCCGTGGGTGGGGGGATCACGAAGAGGGCTAGGATAGTGGGGTTCATCGAGAACCCCTCTGATAAGGTGCTCAGCAGGAGAGGGATGATAACGAGGGGTGCTCTGGTGAGAACGGAGCTCGGTGTAGTGAGGATAACCTCTAGGGCGGGTCAGCACGGTATCCTGAACGGAGTGCTAGTGAGGGAGGAGGTTGCATCTTAG
- the thsB gene encoding thermosome subunit beta, with protein MALATVGGRPVLILKEGTTRTRGDEARRINIMAARAIADAVKTTLGPKGMDKMIVDSLGDITVSNDGATILQEMEVAHPAAKLMVNLAKAQDKEVGDGTTTSVVLAGELLVEAESLLQKDIHPTVIVEGYERALKFVESELEKLAVKVDPENEEWLIKVAETAMSSKLVSAEKKKLAEIAVKAVKAVEEMKGDKRYVDIDNVKIVKKKGKSLAETEFIRGIILDKEVVHGDMPKRVRNARIAILNVPLEIKKPEIDVEVQISSPQELREFIEQETRILREKVEKIHSVGANVVFCQKGIDEVAQHFLAKYGIMAVRRVSEKDMQRLEKATGGKIVNNLDDLTEKELGKAGLVEERKIGDDKMIFIEECENPRAVTILLRAGADTILDEAERGLKDALYVVRNVIEDGKIFYGGGSIQEELAIRLRDYAHTEKGKEQLAMEAFADALESIPRILAENAGMDAVDAIVELRNAHKAGKISFGIDVLNGKVGDMTEIGVVDTYRGVKNAIAAATETAILIIKTDDIIAAKPYEEKGKEKGKGGEEEEGGGEFKSEFD; from the coding sequence ATGGCCCTAGCTACAGTCGGTGGAAGGCCAGTCCTGATATTGAAGGAGGGGACCACGAGGACTAGAGGAGATGAGGCGAGGAGAATAAACATAATGGCTGCTAGAGCTATAGCTGACGCTGTGAAGACGACCTTGGGTCCTAAGGGAATGGACAAGATGATAGTTGATTCCCTCGGTGACATAACTGTGAGCAACGATGGCGCCACGATACTCCAGGAGATGGAGGTGGCCCACCCTGCAGCTAAGCTCATGGTGAACTTAGCTAAGGCTCAAGACAAGGAGGTTGGCGATGGGACAACTACGAGCGTTGTTCTCGCAGGAGAGCTCCTCGTAGAGGCCGAGTCCCTCTTACAGAAGGACATCCATCCAACGGTAATAGTGGAGGGTTACGAGAGGGCTCTCAAGTTCGTCGAGAGCGAGTTAGAGAAGCTCGCAGTGAAGGTAGATCCTGAAAACGAGGAATGGCTGATAAAGGTCGCTGAGACAGCTATGAGCAGCAAACTCGTGAGTGCTGAGAAGAAGAAACTCGCGGAGATAGCTGTAAAAGCTGTGAAAGCTGTTGAGGAGATGAAAGGAGACAAGAGGTACGTCGATATCGATAACGTGAAGATCGTGAAGAAGAAGGGTAAGAGCCTCGCTGAGACGGAGTTCATAAGGGGGATAATACTGGACAAGGAGGTAGTCCACGGTGACATGCCGAAGAGGGTGAGGAACGCTAGGATAGCGATACTGAACGTTCCACTGGAGATAAAGAAGCCCGAGATAGACGTAGAAGTTCAGATATCATCTCCTCAGGAACTGAGGGAGTTCATAGAGCAGGAGACGAGGATACTGAGGGAGAAAGTGGAGAAGATCCACTCCGTAGGAGCTAACGTGGTCTTCTGCCAGAAGGGGATAGATGAGGTAGCTCAGCACTTCCTAGCCAAGTACGGCATAATGGCAGTCAGGAGGGTGAGTGAGAAGGACATGCAAAGACTGGAGAAGGCTACTGGAGGTAAGATAGTGAACAATCTAGATGATCTAACTGAGAAAGAACTTGGAAAGGCAGGACTGGTTGAGGAGAGGAAGATAGGAGATGATAAGATGATATTCATAGAGGAATGTGAGAACCCGAGGGCCGTCACGATACTTCTGAGGGCTGGAGCTGATACGATACTTGATGAAGCTGAGAGGGGTCTCAAGGATGCGCTTTACGTCGTCAGGAATGTGATAGAGGACGGGAAGATATTCTACGGAGGAGGTTCCATACAGGAGGAGCTGGCTATAAGGCTCAGGGATTACGCTCATACGGAGAAGGGGAAGGAACAGCTCGCCATGGAGGCTTTCGCCGATGCGCTGGAGAGCATACCTAGGATATTAGCTGAGAACGCTGGGATGGATGCTGTCGATGCTATAGTAGAGCTGAGAAACGCTCACAAAGCGGGGAAGATCTCCTTTGGTATAGATGTGCTCAACGGTAAGGTAGGGGACATGACCGAGATCGGCGTAGTGGATACCTACAGGGGAGTCAAGAACGCCATAGCTGCGGCCACGGAGACCGCGATATTGATAATAAAGACCGATGATATAATCGCCGCTAAGCCCTACGAGGAGAAGGGTAAGGAGAAGGGTAAGGGTGGAGAGGAAGAGGAGGGCGGCGGTGAGTTTAAATCTGAATTCGACTGA
- a CDS encoding DUF460 domain-containing protein produces the protein MSDLIVAGVDIRSGSPRSREKPIYSISIQKEKEIVFEAEEVTLDELFELLRRYDVSVLATDNVFEIARNSDELRKVISSLPPKCKLIQVTGSPQGIRPLSSVAREAGIQLPHSDPLSTARVVAQLALRGVGMEAIAIYPETRILVTRNRSVKQGGSGSDRWRRSIEASILSEANRIATELDKANLDYDLYVERASGGLRRAEFIVYADPDEVRRIIKESSSWSPFRIMISHSWRSKVKFPGEQFSTIPKSRPLIVGIDPGMSIGLAIIDLNGELLSLKTMRRASRSEIIEEILNHGYPIIIATDVNPPPKSVIRIASMFDAKLVVSKYDMKAEEKKKIVSEYEERKGVRVESSHERDSLAAALKVYYRAKNLIARARAKAEEAGLGKDADLIVSRVLKGTPISVAIEEASSKLERDVRESKYLELRNELKKADDYVRKLILRIEGLKEEIRRYREALRRKDEEIAELRRRVEYLEDVRNLEIEIDRRVSLRDARIRELERELEREKWQNELLRSQIRSIMEGRGEIPGIKLKVFPSLSRERVDCLSEGGRAEAILVLDASGASSNVVRKLKNAGVRIVLYKGTPPPSDFLKAASDEGIFVDSGENYRIAWDGITPVVPVEEAFKLVARSEDEGKRKKAEGELDIMRIVLDYRQSVTKREEESRTSEIT, from the coding sequence ATGAGCGATTTGATAGTCGCCGGGGTGGACATAAGGTCAGGATCACCGAGATCTAGGGAAAAACCCATTTACTCAATTTCCATCCAGAAGGAGAAGGAGATAGTATTTGAGGCTGAGGAGGTCACTTTGGATGAGTTGTTCGAGCTCCTCAGGAGGTACGATGTTAGCGTGCTGGCGACCGATAACGTCTTCGAGATAGCTCGTAACTCTGATGAGCTGAGGAAGGTTATTAGCTCACTTCCCCCGAAGTGCAAGCTCATTCAAGTTACCGGGTCGCCCCAGGGGATCAGACCCCTCTCATCCGTAGCTAGGGAGGCTGGAATACAACTGCCTCACTCAGACCCCCTCAGTACGGCTAGGGTAGTGGCGCAGTTAGCGCTCAGGGGAGTGGGGATGGAGGCGATTGCGATATACCCTGAGACCAGGATCCTGGTGACTAGGAACAGGAGCGTGAAGCAGGGCGGTTCTGGGAGCGATAGATGGAGGAGGTCGATAGAGGCTAGTATACTCAGCGAAGCTAATAGGATAGCTACAGAGCTCGATAAAGCCAATCTGGATTACGATTTGTACGTTGAGAGGGCTTCAGGAGGCCTAAGGAGAGCAGAGTTCATAGTCTACGCGGACCCGGATGAAGTGAGGAGGATAATCAAGGAGAGCAGCTCTTGGTCTCCCTTCAGGATAATGATCTCCCACTCCTGGAGGAGCAAGGTGAAGTTCCCCGGGGAGCAGTTCTCGACGATCCCTAAATCAAGACCTCTCATAGTAGGTATAGACCCGGGAATGTCCATCGGTCTCGCGATAATCGACCTCAATGGGGAGCTTCTATCCTTGAAGACAATGAGGAGAGCTTCTAGGTCTGAGATAATCGAGGAGATATTGAACCACGGCTACCCTATCATAATAGCTACGGATGTGAACCCACCACCTAAGAGCGTCATCAGGATAGCTAGCATGTTCGACGCCAAGTTAGTGGTCTCGAAGTACGATATGAAGGCTGAGGAGAAGAAGAAAATAGTGTCCGAGTATGAGGAGAGGAAAGGGGTGAGGGTTGAGAGTTCCCATGAGAGGGATTCCTTAGCAGCTGCCCTGAAGGTTTACTATAGGGCTAAGAACCTCATAGCTAGGGCTAGAGCTAAGGCTGAGGAGGCGGGCCTCGGTAAGGATGCGGACCTCATAGTAAGCAGGGTCCTTAAGGGAACTCCGATCTCAGTAGCGATAGAGGAGGCCTCTTCAAAGTTAGAGAGGGATGTTAGGGAATCAAAATATCTTGAGCTGAGAAACGAACTTAAGAAGGCTGATGATTACGTCAGAAAGCTGATCCTGAGGATAGAGGGACTTAAGGAGGAGATAAGGAGGTATAGGGAGGCCCTCAGGAGGAAGGATGAGGAGATAGCTGAGTTGAGGAGGAGGGTGGAGTACCTGGAGGATGTTAGGAACCTGGAGATAGAGATCGATAGGAGGGTCTCCCTCAGGGATGCTAGGATAAGGGAGCTGGAGAGAGAGCTAGAGAGGGAGAAGTGGCAAAACGAACTCCTCAGATCGCAGATCAGGAGCATCATGGAGGGGAGAGGTGAGATCCCCGGGATAAAGCTCAAGGTATTCCCCTCCCTATCTAGGGAGAGGGTGGACTGCCTCTCCGAGGGAGGAAGGGCTGAAGCGATCTTAGTGCTCGATGCATCCGGTGCTAGCAGCAACGTCGTGAGGAAACTGAAGAACGCGGGTGTGAGGATCGTACTCTACAAGGGGACCCCCCCTCCATCGGACTTCCTGAAGGCAGCTTCTGATGAGGGGATCTTCGTGGATTCGGGGGAAAACTACAGGATAGCTTGGGATGGGATAACTCCGGTAGTACCGGTGGAGGAGGCCTTCAAGTTAGTCGCTAGGAGCGAGGATGAGGGGAAGCGCAAGAAAGCCGAGGGCGAGTTAGATATAATGAGGATAGTTCTAGACTACAGACAGTCGGTGACGAAGAGGGAAGAGGAGAGCAGGACATCTGAAATAACCTGA
- a CDS encoding 30S ribosomal protein S30e — translation MPRGTHGALNKAGKVRSLTPKVEARERVSPPPRVRVKTLYRKRYVLGRKPGQHPI, via the coding sequence ATGCCTAGGGGAACGCATGGTGCCCTGAATAAGGCGGGCAAAGTGAGATCACTGACACCGAAGGTCGAGGCTAGGGAGAGGGTGAGCCCTCCTCCCAGGGTTAGGGTCAAGACGCTGTACCGCAAGAGGTACGTGCTCGGTAGGAAGCCGGGTCAGCACCCGATCTAA
- a CDS encoding signal recognition particle subunit SRP19/SEC65 family protein: protein MHLRGRKVIYPSYFDSRLSRKDGRRVPKSLSTRGPTLQDVINALKSLSIGFDVEKDKGRPSRWYKFEGRVLVDYKGRKEELLRLVAAEMVRQRVEVSRGSGKGN, encoded by the coding sequence TTGCATCTTAGGGGGAGGAAGGTAATCTACCCCTCTTACTTCGATTCCAGGTTGAGCAGGAAGGATGGTAGAAGAGTCCCTAAGAGCCTCTCAACGAGGGGACCAACCCTTCAAGATGTCATTAACGCCCTGAAATCCCTCTCAATAGGTTTCGATGTTGAGAAGGATAAGGGAAGGCCATCAAGATGGTATAAGTTTGAAGGAAGGGTTTTAGTGGATTATAAAGGGAGGAAGGAGGAGCTTCTCAGGCTAGTAGCTGCCGAGATGGTGAGGCAGAGGGTTGAGGTTTCTAGGGGAAGTGGTAAGGGTAACTAG